A single genomic interval of Anopheles darlingi chromosome X, idAnoDarlMG_H_01, whole genome shotgun sequence harbors:
- the LOC125948916 gene encoding uncharacterized protein LOC125948916 isoform X2, which translates to MKILKEKLSTWCSVTNNWTGRQMAKYGFSTTLSTLVFGVACCGTLWYEQGLLVTLGAFLSIGALWYRHCASVQLLKSPRLDEQLVRLRGWLGGLRNNRPYGYAVVLAAAALPPVILFCVLSWWMLLATLVAVYCLLKWTYGLKIVFNHGIGIAQEQQFELDVQEFMPEINELSQTLLQAVGECGDIPLHIERCSERAASTYSNSYTATHKVDQIDEEEEDERYISMLLPDAENSRELDTAEQTDSSSDELLLDETEGEGKQQSRVPGNTPLMEFKISHFNANSSSSDSDESRGIALEGNPSVSVGRFRNTKNLDQYSDKSNSNAFLVGAMVQCLMDVAAVRHQVPTAAVASAISAPSNNGNHGSSSVSFSLPFSSSNIYDMLGGTAPSLGLQSVATQPTDDLTTDDDKDSDFEILNSEELSNL; encoded by the exons ATGAAAATTTTAAAGGAAAAACTATCAACGTGGTGTTCTGTCACCAACAATTGGACAGGAAGACAGATGGCCAAGTATGGTTTCAGCACAACACTAAGTACGTTGGTGTTTGGCGTTGCATGCTGTGGTACACTCTG GTATGAGCAGGGACTGTTGGTGACGCTGGGGGCCTTCCTATCAATCGGTGCGTTGTGGTACCGCCACTGTGCCTCGGTGCAGCTGCTGAAATCACCACGGCTCGACGAACAGCTAGTCAGACTgcgtgggtggttgggtggacTGCGAAACAACCGGCCGTATGGCTatgcggtggtgctggctgccGCCGCTCTGCCACCGGTCATTCTGTTTTGCGTTCTCTCctggtggatgctgctggcgacTCTGGTGGCTGTGTATTGCCTACTCAAATGGACTTACGGCTTAAAGATTGTGTTTAATCATGGCATCG GTATCGCACAGGAACAACAGTTTGAGCTAGATGTGCAAGAATTCATGCCGGAAATAAACGAGCTCAGTCAAACGCTACTTCAGGCAGTTGGCGAGTGTGGCGACATTCCATTGCACATAGAACGGTGTAGTGAGCGGGCAGCATCAACATACTCCAATAGCTATACTGCGACACACAAGGTCGACCAGAtagatgaagaggaggaggatgagcgGTACATTAGCATGCTATTACCGGACGCCGAGAACAGTCGAGAGCTGGACACGGCGGAGCAAACTGACTCCAGTAGCGACGAATTGCTACTGGATGAGACGGAAggcgaaggaaaacaacagTCCCGGGTTCCGGGTAACACGCCGCTTATGGAATTCAAGATAAGCCATTTCAACGCGAACAGCTCGTCCTCGGACTCGGACGAGAGCCGGGGGATTGCCTTAGAAGGCAACCCTAGTGTGTCGGTTGGCCGATTTCGTAACACCAAGAACCTTGACCAATACTCTGATAAATCCAACAGCAACGCTTTTCTCGTAGGTGCCATGGTTCAATGCTTGATGGATGTTGCTGCAGTACGGCATCAGGTACCGACAGCGGCGGTAGCATCCGCGATTTCTGCCCCCAGCAATAACGGCAACCATGGTTCATCCTCAGTTTCCTTCAGTTTGCCATTCAGCAGCTCTAACATCTACGATATGCTTGGCGGGACGGCCCCATCGTTAGGATTACAGTCGGTTGCCACGCAACCGACAGATGACCTAACGACGGATGACGATAAGGATAGTGATTTCGAAATATTAAATTCGGAGGAACTAAGTAACTTGTGA
- the LOC125948916 gene encoding uncharacterized protein LOC125948916 isoform X1: MKILKEKLSTWCSVTNNWTGRQMAKYGFSTTLSTLVFGVACCGTLWYEQGLLVTLGAFLSIGALWYRHCASVQLLKSPRLDEQLVRLRGWLGGLRNNRPYGYAVVLAAAALPPVILFCVLSWWMLLATLVAVYCLLKWTYGLKIVFNHGIVGIAQEQQFELDVQEFMPEINELSQTLLQAVGECGDIPLHIERCSERAASTYSNSYTATHKVDQIDEEEEDERYISMLLPDAENSRELDTAEQTDSSSDELLLDETEGEGKQQSRVPGNTPLMEFKISHFNANSSSSDSDESRGIALEGNPSVSVGRFRNTKNLDQYSDKSNSNAFLVGAMVQCLMDVAAVRHQVPTAAVASAISAPSNNGNHGSSSVSFSLPFSSSNIYDMLGGTAPSLGLQSVATQPTDDLTTDDDKDSDFEILNSEELSNL; this comes from the exons ATGAAAATTTTAAAGGAAAAACTATCAACGTGGTGTTCTGTCACCAACAATTGGACAGGAAGACAGATGGCCAAGTATGGTTTCAGCACAACACTAAGTACGTTGGTGTTTGGCGTTGCATGCTGTGGTACACTCTG GTATGAGCAGGGACTGTTGGTGACGCTGGGGGCCTTCCTATCAATCGGTGCGTTGTGGTACCGCCACTGTGCCTCGGTGCAGCTGCTGAAATCACCACGGCTCGACGAACAGCTAGTCAGACTgcgtgggtggttgggtggacTGCGAAACAACCGGCCGTATGGCTatgcggtggtgctggctgccGCCGCTCTGCCACCGGTCATTCTGTTTTGCGTTCTCTCctggtggatgctgctggcgacTCTGGTGGCTGTGTATTGCCTACTCAAATGGACTTACGGCTTAAAGATTGTGTTTAATCATGGCATCG TAGGTATCGCACAGGAACAACAGTTTGAGCTAGATGTGCAAGAATTCATGCCGGAAATAAACGAGCTCAGTCAAACGCTACTTCAGGCAGTTGGCGAGTGTGGCGACATTCCATTGCACATAGAACGGTGTAGTGAGCGGGCAGCATCAACATACTCCAATAGCTATACTGCGACACACAAGGTCGACCAGAtagatgaagaggaggaggatgagcgGTACATTAGCATGCTATTACCGGACGCCGAGAACAGTCGAGAGCTGGACACGGCGGAGCAAACTGACTCCAGTAGCGACGAATTGCTACTGGATGAGACGGAAggcgaaggaaaacaacagTCCCGGGTTCCGGGTAACACGCCGCTTATGGAATTCAAGATAAGCCATTTCAACGCGAACAGCTCGTCCTCGGACTCGGACGAGAGCCGGGGGATTGCCTTAGAAGGCAACCCTAGTGTGTCGGTTGGCCGATTTCGTAACACCAAGAACCTTGACCAATACTCTGATAAATCCAACAGCAACGCTTTTCTCGTAGGTGCCATGGTTCAATGCTTGATGGATGTTGCTGCAGTACGGCATCAGGTACCGACAGCGGCGGTAGCATCCGCGATTTCTGCCCCCAGCAATAACGGCAACCATGGTTCATCCTCAGTTTCCTTCAGTTTGCCATTCAGCAGCTCTAACATCTACGATATGCTTGGCGGGACGGCCCCATCGTTAGGATTACAGTCGGTTGCCACGCAACCGACAGATGACCTAACGACGGATGACGATAAGGATAGTGATTTCGAAATATTAAATTCGGAGGAACTAAGTAACTTGTGA
- the LOC125948916 gene encoding uncharacterized protein LOC125948916 isoform X3 has product MKILKEKLSTWCSVTNNWTGRQMAKYGFSTTLSTLVFGVACCGTLWYEQGLLVTLGAFLSIGALWYRHCASVQLLKSPRLDEQLVRLRGWLGGLRNNRPYGYAVVLAAAALPPVILFCVLSWWMLLATLVAVYCLLKWTYGLKIVFNHGIVGIAQEQQFELDVQEFMPEINELSQTLLQAVGECGDIPLHIERCSERAASTYSNSYTATHKVDQIDEEEEDERYISMLLPDAENSRELDTAEQTDSSSDELLLDETEGEGKQQSRVPGNTPLMEFKISHFNANSSSSDSDESRGIALEGNPSVCHGSMLDGCCCSTASGTDSGGSIRDFCPQQ; this is encoded by the exons ATGAAAATTTTAAAGGAAAAACTATCAACGTGGTGTTCTGTCACCAACAATTGGACAGGAAGACAGATGGCCAAGTATGGTTTCAGCACAACACTAAGTACGTTGGTGTTTGGCGTTGCATGCTGTGGTACACTCTG GTATGAGCAGGGACTGTTGGTGACGCTGGGGGCCTTCCTATCAATCGGTGCGTTGTGGTACCGCCACTGTGCCTCGGTGCAGCTGCTGAAATCACCACGGCTCGACGAACAGCTAGTCAGACTgcgtgggtggttgggtggacTGCGAAACAACCGGCCGTATGGCTatgcggtggtgctggctgccGCCGCTCTGCCACCGGTCATTCTGTTTTGCGTTCTCTCctggtggatgctgctggcgacTCTGGTGGCTGTGTATTGCCTACTCAAATGGACTTACGGCTTAAAGATTGTGTTTAATCATGGCATCG TAGGTATCGCACAGGAACAACAGTTTGAGCTAGATGTGCAAGAATTCATGCCGGAAATAAACGAGCTCAGTCAAACGCTACTTCAGGCAGTTGGCGAGTGTGGCGACATTCCATTGCACATAGAACGGTGTAGTGAGCGGGCAGCATCAACATACTCCAATAGCTATACTGCGACACACAAGGTCGACCAGAtagatgaagaggaggaggatgagcgGTACATTAGCATGCTATTACCGGACGCCGAGAACAGTCGAGAGCTGGACACGGCGGAGCAAACTGACTCCAGTAGCGACGAATTGCTACTGGATGAGACGGAAggcgaaggaaaacaacagTCCCGGGTTCCGGGTAACACGCCGCTTATGGAATTCAAGATAAGCCATTTCAACGCGAACAGCTCGTCCTCGGACTCGGACGAGAGCCGGGGGATTGCCTTAGAAGGCAACCCTAGTGT GTGCCATGGTTCAATGCTTGATGGATGTTGCTGCAGTACGGCATCAGGTACCGACAGCGGCGGTAGCATCCGCGATTTCTGCCCCCAGCAATAA
- the LOC125948916 gene encoding uncharacterized protein LOC125948916 isoform X4 has protein sequence MKILKEKLSTWCSVTNNWTGRQMAKYGFSTTLSTLVFGVACCGTLWYEQGLLVTLGAFLSIGALWYRHCASVQLLKSPRLDEQLVRLRGWLGGLRNNRPYGYAVVLAAAALPPVILFCVLSWWMLLATLVAVYCLLKWTYGLKIVFNHGIVGIAQEQQFELDVQEFMPEINELSQTLLQAVGECGDIPLHIERCSERAASTYSNSYTATHKVDQIDEEEEDERYISMLLPDAENSRELDTAEQTDSSSDELLLDETEGEGKQQSRVPGNTPLMEFKISHFNANSSSSDSDESRGIALEGNPSVSVPWFNA, from the exons ATGAAAATTTTAAAGGAAAAACTATCAACGTGGTGTTCTGTCACCAACAATTGGACAGGAAGACAGATGGCCAAGTATGGTTTCAGCACAACACTAAGTACGTTGGTGTTTGGCGTTGCATGCTGTGGTACACTCTG GTATGAGCAGGGACTGTTGGTGACGCTGGGGGCCTTCCTATCAATCGGTGCGTTGTGGTACCGCCACTGTGCCTCGGTGCAGCTGCTGAAATCACCACGGCTCGACGAACAGCTAGTCAGACTgcgtgggtggttgggtggacTGCGAAACAACCGGCCGTATGGCTatgcggtggtgctggctgccGCCGCTCTGCCACCGGTCATTCTGTTTTGCGTTCTCTCctggtggatgctgctggcgacTCTGGTGGCTGTGTATTGCCTACTCAAATGGACTTACGGCTTAAAGATTGTGTTTAATCATGGCATCG TAGGTATCGCACAGGAACAACAGTTTGAGCTAGATGTGCAAGAATTCATGCCGGAAATAAACGAGCTCAGTCAAACGCTACTTCAGGCAGTTGGCGAGTGTGGCGACATTCCATTGCACATAGAACGGTGTAGTGAGCGGGCAGCATCAACATACTCCAATAGCTATACTGCGACACACAAGGTCGACCAGAtagatgaagaggaggaggatgagcgGTACATTAGCATGCTATTACCGGACGCCGAGAACAGTCGAGAGCTGGACACGGCGGAGCAAACTGACTCCAGTAGCGACGAATTGCTACTGGATGAGACGGAAggcgaaggaaaacaacagTCCCGGGTTCCGGGTAACACGCCGCTTATGGAATTCAAGATAAGCCATTTCAACGCGAACAGCTCGTCCTCGGACTCGGACGAGAGCCGGGGGATTGCCTTAGAAGGCAACCCTAGTGTGTCG GTGCCATGGTTCAATGCTTGA
- the LOC125948798 gene encoding outer dynein arm-docking complex subunit 3: MSTPKPILNAENLALTNKKIGELKKKVMLAEGQKKAYTEEWNDKRKAQNDRMAELRKEVRELTNKLSYLHNPNSAKAQKNVQEIKRRLHLPPGAKSISGALQIVDLKIIDLHKQTDVVEDRIRKRDNSLKRLVEHYHTLIGYRDAKSDGSNPPETVEEDANRKLITRLENEIHRTTVQWMEAEHIRKKYRGIKSSLMHDAEKFESSLLDLEHAITEQQAEINKLEEVHKEAVHMRDSTKTILQRQEQTTHYSNKAREKQAQDFRRQVEERKLELERLERKIFSSGKTLIHQESVLSGSGEQGRGGANGIGDDGSGAHDKDCASEMEQKFKKLMQATGVSAAGEVVDRFLAQREASARLTYLRTVTENEKKQLEAQRELMKAQLDAFKFADVKDSDVNQEELEKIKNSIEEQKQRREECEKAIDYTRNVFNTIKDALIELLLKLREIEESLDVAYGSRRVTLKPPEIKDIASGRMAVEELGSLLEERIKLGLIASGQLAVDLDSGLSEDDEDRGVSGVPSTSAASSIAQQQQLAPATAGPSPAGGTSSSVMSTSSPAEDREKPPAYPPVYMNLIAGRTTAQISSASPGQGTTVVLSDDEGDVPSRSYLKRQANMIIEAKSRRKGFRMPVPKRR; this comes from the exons ATGTcgacaccgaaaccgattcTCAATGCGGAAAATTTGGCGCTAACCAATAAAAAGATTGgcgagctgaagaagaaggtaatGCTGGCAGAGGGGCAGAAGAAAGCGTACACTGAGGAGTGGAATGACAAGCGGAAGGCCCAGAACGACCGGATGGCCGAACTCCGCAAGGAAGTGCGGGAGTTGACGAACAAGTTGTCCTACCTACACAACCCCAACAGTGCGAAGGCACAGAAGAATGTGCAGGAGATAAAGCGGCGCCTGCACTTACCACCGGGCGCGAAGTCGATCTCGGGCGCGCTGCAGATCGTCGATCTGAAGATCATCGACCTGCACAAGCAGACCGATGTAGTAGAGGATCGGATTCGAAAGCGGGATAACAGTCTCAAGCGGCTGGTCGAGCACTATCACACGTTGATCGGCTACCGTGACGCAAAGAGCGATGGCTCGAATCCGCCCGAGACGGTCGAGGAGGATGCAAACCGAAAACTAATCACGCGGCTAGAGAACGAGATCCATCGAACGACGGTGCAGTGGATGGAAGCGGAACATATCCGGAAGAAGTACCGTGGCATCAAGTCGTCGCTGATGCACGACGCGGAGAAGTTCGAGAGCTCGCTACTCGACTTGGAGCATGCTATTACGGAGCAACAGGCCGAGATCAACAAGCTGGAAGAAGTGCACAAGGAGGCTGTGCATATGCGGGACAGTACCAAAACGATCTTGCAGCGCCAGGAGCAGACGACGCACTACTCTAATAAGGCTCGTGAGAAGCAAGCGCAAGACTTTCGGCGCCAGGTGGAGGAGCGCAAGCTGGAGCTCGAGCGGTTGGAACGGAAGATCTTCTCCTCGGGGAAAACTCTCATCCATCAGGAAAGCGTACTGTCCGGTTCAGGTGAGCAGGGGCGAGGCGGTGCCAACGGGATCGGTGACGATGGTAGCGGAGCTCACGACAAGGACTGCGCCTCGGAGATGGAGCAGAAGTTCAAAAAACTTATGCAGGCGACGGGTGTGAGTGCTGCGGGCGAGGTAGTGGACCGATTCCTGGCCCAACGTGAAGCCTCGGCCCGACTAACGTATCTGCGCACGGTGAcggaaaacgagaaaaagcaGCTGGAGGCACAACGGGAACTTATGAAGGCCCAGCTCGATGCCTTTAAGTTTGCGGATGTCAAGGATAGCGATGT CAATCAGGAGGAGCTGGAAAAAATCAAGAATTCTATCGAGGAACAGAAGCAGCGACGGGAGGAATGTGAAAAGGCGATCGACTACACGCGCAATGTGTTCAACACTATCAAGGATGCGCTGATcgagctgctgttgaagctgcGCGAGATCGAGGAAAGCTTGGACGTAGCCTACGGAAGCCGCCGTGTGACGTTGAAACCTCCTGAGATCAAGGACATTGCTTCGGGCCGGATGGCCGTTGAGGAGCTGGGTAGTTTGTTGGAGGAGCGCATTAAGCTAGGACTGATCGCTAGCGGACAGTTGGCGGTCGACCTCGACAGTGGACTTTctgaggacgatgaggataGGGGTGTCTCTGGTGTTCCATCGACATCAGCGGCGAGCTCGATtgcgcagcaacaacagctcgcGCCCGCTACAGCCGGCCCCAGTCCAGCTGGTGGTACTAGCAGCAGTGTTATGTCTACTTCTTCACCGGCCGAAGATCGAGAAAAGCCTCCCGCATATCCACCGGTGTATATGAACTTAATAGCAGGCCGCACCACCGCACAGATCTCTTCCGCCTCACCGGGCCAGGGCACCACAGTGGTGCTTTCAGATGACGAGGGGGACGTTCCATCGCGTAGCTATCTGAAACGACAGGCAAACATGATAATCGAGGCAAAATCGCGTCGTAAAGGGTTTCGCATGCCAGTTCCCAAACGGCGCTAG